The following coding sequences lie in one Halomonas sp. 'Soap Lake #6' genomic window:
- a CDS encoding MipA/OmpV family protein — translation MTLIATRLTKNVPTAKFSITGLAAAASIALAAPTLADHWQGSVGAGAIYAPDYAGSDDYDTRVLPVLNLTYGDQLSINVRDGIEWHAVRQGNWTASPFIGYTFGRDNKGDISQFEKVDGGATLGLRVSYQHGFWRYSLAGSTAVSGDMEGATFSGSAALRTPISERLLFVLVPSISYSNEKWTNSLYGVSSEDSARSGIATYAPNGGYWHLGMNASLSYTLTPEWTATGFVGATHLTGSAADSPIVDELGSKWQALSGVSLSYRF, via the coding sequence GTGACTCTGATTGCTACTCGCTTGACCAAAAATGTACCTACCGCCAAATTTAGTATTACTGGGTTAGCAGCTGCTGCCAGTATTGCGCTCGCTGCCCCTACGCTGGCAGATCATTGGCAAGGCAGTGTGGGCGCAGGCGCTATTTACGCTCCCGACTATGCAGGCAGCGATGATTACGATACTCGTGTGCTGCCCGTTCTAAACTTAACCTATGGCGACCAGCTGTCTATCAACGTACGTGATGGTATTGAGTGGCACGCTGTACGCCAAGGAAACTGGACAGCCTCTCCTTTTATCGGTTACACCTTTGGGCGAGATAATAAAGGTGATATCAGCCAATTTGAAAAAGTAGACGGCGGAGCAACGCTGGGCCTACGCGTTAGCTATCAGCACGGCTTCTGGCGCTATAGCCTAGCGGGCAGCACAGCAGTAAGTGGCGATATGGAGGGTGCCACCTTCTCCGGGAGTGCTGCCCTACGCACCCCCATCAGCGAGCGCTTACTCTTTGTATTGGTACCTAGCATCAGCTACTCCAACGAAAAATGGACGAACTCTCTGTACGGAGTTTCCAGCGAAGACAGTGCACGTAGCGGCATCGCTACCTATGCCCCCAATGGCGGCTATTGGCACCTGGGCATGAATGCCAGCCTAAGCTACACGTTAACACCAGAGTGGACAGCTACCGGCTTTGTAGGCGCCACCCACCTCACCGGTAGCGCTGCAGACAGCCCTATTGTTGATGAGCTAGGTAGTAAGTGGCAGGCCCTGAGCGGAGTATCACTCTCTTACCGTTTTTAA
- a CDS encoding M20/M25/M40 family metallo-hydrolase, with protein sequence MSDTAQPWTQPMPDAQFNIMRDILAAPSPVGLEGAMTYGVLKPYFESFAPSDWHLHQFKGNAGVVLDTHPGRDDMFKLMIIGHADKIRMQVRSIGEDGKIWINTDSFLPTVLIGHEVKLFSEGPEAPGSYRSIEGGTVEALGAIHFSDPAQRDGSKGIKKEQIYLDLQIHGENKKQQVLNLGVRPGDSIIFNRPIRPGFSPNTFYGAYLDNGLGCFVTAEVAKLIAEAGGTEKVRVMFAIASYEEIGRFGSRVLAGELKPDALIGVDVNHDYVAAPGISDKRMQPLEMGKGFTMSVGSIASEQLNRIIANAAKEQDIPMQRDMVGADTGTDGMAGVLASIDSAATSIGFPIRNMHTISETGNTQDVLAAIHALTHTIKALDALPNLQREFLDNHPRLDQASPLSHQGSAKPDSDEETTA encoded by the coding sequence ATGAGCGATACCGCACAACCCTGGACGCAGCCAATGCCTGACGCGCAGTTCAATATCATGCGCGATATTCTTGCCGCTCCCAGCCCCGTTGGCCTGGAAGGCGCCATGACCTATGGCGTACTAAAACCCTACTTTGAAAGTTTCGCGCCAAGCGACTGGCATCTGCATCAGTTTAAGGGCAATGCTGGCGTAGTGCTGGACACTCATCCCGGCCGCGATGATATGTTTAAACTGATGATCATCGGCCATGCGGATAAGATCCGTATGCAGGTACGTTCGATTGGCGAAGATGGCAAAATCTGGATCAATACTGACTCCTTTCTGCCTACCGTGCTGATCGGCCATGAGGTAAAACTATTCAGCGAAGGCCCGGAGGCCCCTGGCAGCTACCGCAGCATAGAGGGAGGCACGGTAGAAGCACTGGGCGCGATTCACTTCTCTGATCCTGCTCAGCGCGATGGCAGTAAAGGCATCAAGAAAGAGCAGATCTATCTAGACCTGCAAATTCACGGAGAGAACAAAAAGCAGCAAGTACTGAACCTGGGTGTACGGCCCGGTGACTCGATTATTTTCAACCGCCCCATCCGTCCAGGCTTTAGCCCCAATACCTTCTACGGTGCCTACCTGGATAATGGCCTGGGCTGTTTTGTTACCGCTGAAGTGGCGAAGCTGATTGCTGAAGCTGGTGGTACAGAAAAAGTTCGCGTGATGTTTGCTATTGCCAGCTATGAGGAAATTGGCCGTTTTGGCAGCCGAGTTTTGGCTGGTGAACTAAAGCCTGATGCGCTGATTGGCGTGGACGTAAATCACGACTACGTAGCAGCTCCCGGCATTAGCGATAAGCGGATGCAACCGCTAGAGATGGGCAAAGGTTTTACTATGTCTGTTGGCTCCATTGCCAGTGAGCAGCTCAACCGTATTATTGCCAACGCAGCAAAAGAGCAAGACATACCGATGCAAAGAGATATGGTGGGTGCAGATACAGGCACCGACGGCATGGCAGGCGTACTAGCCTCCATCGACAGCGCCGCCACGTCGATTGGCTTTCCTATCCGCAACATGCACACCATTTCAGAAACCGGTAACACCCAGGATGTGCTCGCCGCTATCCATGCGCTAACTCATACCATTAAAGCGCTGGACGCACTGCCTAACCTTCAGCGGGAGTTTCTAGACAACCATCCTCGGCTTGACCAAGCTAGCCCACTTAGCCACCAAGGCAGCGCCAAACCGGATAGCGACGAAGAGACAACCGCCTAA
- a CDS encoding LysR family transcriptional regulator, with translation MNPSIQQLRVFVAVAHSRSLAEASEHIHLSQPAISIALRKLEESVGGALFARTSRQLTLTPEGETFLPVAVRLLNDWNEAFEDLNERFSKQRGKVTVAALPTLAAGLFPGVIKRFHEAYPRINLSLHDVLADQINQMVREGRADFGLSVPPSDADDLTFEPVLEDSYVAVCPCGHPLLAQSEVLWSQLAAYPFIGINRLSSSRQDIDHIMQSVGERLDILCDARQIATVGRMVAAGLGVSVLPSLSFRQISTDGIEHRPLVEPTIRRELGIVLSPYHPPSAAATALRQLIHCHD, from the coding sequence ATGAATCCAAGCATCCAGCAGTTGCGTGTTTTTGTCGCCGTCGCCCACTCCCGCAGCCTTGCGGAAGCCAGTGAGCACATTCATCTTTCCCAACCAGCGATCTCTATAGCGCTGCGTAAACTTGAAGAGAGCGTCGGTGGTGCACTGTTTGCACGCACTAGTCGTCAGCTCACCCTCACGCCTGAGGGCGAAACCTTTTTGCCAGTAGCGGTGCGATTATTAAATGATTGGAACGAAGCTTTTGAAGACCTCAATGAGCGATTTTCCAAACAGCGCGGCAAGGTAACCGTGGCCGCTCTGCCCACTTTGGCAGCGGGGTTATTTCCAGGGGTGATAAAGCGTTTCCACGAAGCCTACCCACGCATTAATCTGAGCCTGCACGATGTACTGGCCGACCAAATTAACCAGATGGTGCGTGAAGGCCGTGCCGACTTTGGACTTTCGGTTCCCCCCAGCGATGCTGACGACCTCACGTTTGAGCCTGTACTCGAAGATAGCTATGTGGCTGTTTGCCCCTGTGGGCACCCCCTCTTGGCGCAGTCTGAGGTGCTCTGGAGCCAGTTGGCCGCCTATCCATTTATCGGTATTAATCGCCTGTCCAGTTCACGACAGGATATTGATCATATTATGCAGAGCGTAGGGGAACGGCTGGATATCTTGTGCGATGCACGTCAGATCGCTACGGTAGGCCGTATGGTAGCTGCAGGCTTAGGAGTGAGTGTGCTTCCCTCATTAAGCTTTCGACAAATCTCTACCGATGGCATTGAACACCGGCCACTGGTAGAGCCGACGATCCGCCGTGAGTTGGGCATTGTACTTAGCCCTTACCACCCTCCCTCTGCCGCAGCAACAGCATTACGCCAGTTGATCCACTGTCACGATTAA
- a CDS encoding TAXI family TRAP transporter solute-binding subunit — protein MKTLLTAMVASAAVLVAATTHADERLLIGSTSSSSSHYSYFVAVNQIINNQVEGVSSSVAETGATVDNLRRLGRNQIDMGLVTTNTGYHAYAGQEDFEGRPVDNRLLWVYTVAPQNAVMRQDANVATFADLEGVRFNPGITGSATEKTTEAVMRTLGIEPSYVRGSTSDMVDAMKDGRVMGSVKSGVGERLDGSTMDIATFTPISVLSLNAEEAATLRTEMPDVAIVDVPEGAAEGIPAYTTWAFGVAVHAHPNMDEETAYQIVKAVMENPEPQVNAFSAMRDADVAKMTLEVGTVPLHAGAARYFEEQGYDIPDALQPVE, from the coding sequence ATGAAAACGCTACTTACCGCTATGGTGGCGAGCGCCGCTGTGCTGGTCGCTGCTACCACTCATGCCGATGAGCGCTTGCTGATTGGTTCCACCTCAAGCTCCTCAAGCCACTACAGCTACTTTGTCGCGGTTAATCAAATTATTAACAACCAAGTTGAAGGTGTGAGCTCGTCTGTGGCGGAAACCGGTGCCACGGTGGATAACCTACGTCGTTTAGGTCGTAACCAGATTGATATGGGCTTGGTAACCACTAACACGGGGTATCACGCCTACGCGGGTCAGGAAGATTTTGAAGGCCGCCCGGTTGATAACCGCTTGCTTTGGGTCTACACCGTAGCGCCGCAAAATGCTGTGATGCGCCAAGATGCCAATGTGGCCACTTTTGCTGATTTAGAGGGTGTCCGCTTCAACCCAGGTATTACCGGCTCCGCCACCGAAAAAACCACCGAAGCGGTCATGCGGACGTTAGGTATTGAGCCCAGCTACGTGCGTGGTTCTACCAGTGACATGGTGGATGCTATGAAAGATGGGCGCGTGATGGGCTCGGTAAAGTCGGGAGTAGGTGAGCGGTTAGATGGCTCCACCATGGATATTGCCACCTTTACGCCAATTAGCGTGCTATCGCTCAATGCAGAAGAAGCGGCAACATTACGCACTGAAATGCCTGATGTGGCGATTGTAGATGTGCCTGAAGGTGCGGCAGAAGGGATTCCCGCTTATACCACTTGGGCATTTGGCGTTGCTGTACATGCCCACCCGAATATGGATGAAGAGACTGCCTACCAAATTGTAAAAGCAGTAATGGAAAACCCTGAGCCACAGGTCAACGCCTTTTCTGCTATGCGTGATGCGGATGTAGCGAAGATGACCTTAGAAGTAGGTACGGTGCCGCTACATGCTGGCGCGGCGCGCTATTTTGAAGAGCAGGGGTATGACATCCCCGATGCCTTGCAGCCTGTTGAGTAA
- a CDS encoding TRAP transporter permease translates to MRETVTKGLALLLGGLILYTSATGPFESLIQRSIFLALVILLGLAVYPLGAGKRWRPFGIAIDAVLAMGVVLACSYVALSHEHILVELPWATPRDMLLTGVLLVAILELSRRAIGIIFPLLVLAGLAYAWLGAAIPGPLGHRGFDLYYMTETIYLGDLGVWGMLVGVAATTIAAFVLFGCLLLHTGGGNTFMDLALRISGRSPGGAAKVATVASGLFGMVSGSAVANVATTGNFTIPMMKRLNYPRPFAAGVEAVASTGGQIAPPILGAAAFIMAEILGESYLRIALAALLPAVLFYLGVFVTIHLVAKRRQLQVVPEDELPAWSEVIRPERIIPILAALGGLFYGVLSGRSIQMSAFYGILMTILTFVPFALIAKMPLREIVGKLVAGLVDAGKGMVIIGVLLAGAQILVAMIGMTGIGVTLASLIVSVGGESLFLVAFIVGGVCLILGMGIPTTAAYVLVASVLAPALTAIGVEPLIAHLFVFYFATLSVITPPVCIAVFVASGIAGTNWLPAAIESVRLAAAIYVIPFLLLIYPALAGFGSAWEVALASCQGVVFVVAFASLMSRVVMTGNRMIDVIALIAVIGLALTPGWLSTLAALGLIIGLFIRRHTLLDNEPVTLPSDRQPLQTKETQL, encoded by the coding sequence ATGCGTGAGACAGTCACCAAAGGCTTAGCGCTCTTATTAGGCGGTCTAATCCTTTATACCTCTGCGACGGGACCTTTCGAGAGTTTGATTCAGCGGAGCATCTTTCTTGCGCTGGTCATTTTGTTGGGACTTGCTGTTTATCCCTTAGGTGCCGGCAAGCGCTGGCGCCCATTTGGGATCGCTATTGATGCGGTACTAGCCATGGGCGTTGTACTGGCATGCAGCTATGTGGCGCTCAGTCACGAACACATTTTGGTTGAGCTGCCCTGGGCTACGCCCCGAGATATGCTGCTAACCGGCGTGCTGCTGGTGGCTATTTTAGAGCTTTCGCGGCGTGCCATTGGGATTATCTTTCCACTGCTGGTGCTGGCGGGGCTGGCTTACGCGTGGCTGGGTGCGGCGATCCCAGGGCCGCTTGGTCACCGTGGGTTCGACCTTTATTACATGACCGAAACCATCTACCTCGGTGATTTGGGGGTATGGGGCATGCTGGTTGGGGTGGCCGCTACTACCATTGCTGCTTTCGTGCTGTTCGGCTGTTTGTTGCTGCATACCGGGGGTGGCAATACCTTTATGGATCTGGCGCTGCGCATTAGTGGTCGTTCACCGGGTGGTGCTGCCAAGGTAGCGACGGTGGCGTCCGGGTTGTTTGGCATGGTCAGCGGCAGCGCGGTGGCCAATGTGGCTACCACAGGCAACTTTACCATTCCGATGATGAAGCGTTTGAACTACCCCCGTCCCTTCGCCGCAGGGGTGGAAGCGGTGGCCTCCACCGGTGGGCAAATAGCGCCGCCTATCTTGGGCGCTGCGGCGTTTATCATGGCGGAGATTTTAGGTGAAAGTTACCTGCGTATTGCGTTAGCGGCCTTACTGCCCGCCGTACTGTTCTATCTTGGGGTGTTTGTCACCATTCACTTAGTGGCTAAACGCCGCCAGTTGCAGGTGGTGCCTGAAGATGAGCTGCCTGCCTGGTCTGAGGTGATTCGGCCTGAGCGCATTATTCCCATTCTAGCTGCCTTAGGTGGGCTATTTTACGGCGTGCTCAGCGGCCGTTCGATTCAGATGTCGGCGTTCTACGGCATCTTAATGACCATACTCACCTTTGTACCCTTTGCACTAATAGCCAAAATGCCGCTGCGCGAGATTGTGGGCAAGCTGGTGGCGGGATTAGTAGACGCGGGTAAAGGCATGGTGATTATCGGTGTGCTGCTTGCCGGGGCGCAGATATTGGTCGCAATGATTGGTATGACCGGCATCGGTGTGACGCTAGCCAGTCTTATTGTCTCTGTGGGCGGGGAGTCACTGTTCCTGGTTGCCTTTATCGTTGGCGGCGTTTGTTTGATCTTGGGCATGGGGATTCCTACTACCGCGGCATACGTACTGGTGGCTTCTGTACTGGCCCCCGCGCTTACAGCGATAGGCGTCGAGCCGCTTATTGCCCACCTGTTTGTTTTTTACTTCGCTACGTTATCGGTGATTACGCCCCCTGTCTGCATTGCGGTATTTGTCGCCTCAGGGATTGCCGGTACTAACTGGCTACCTGCTGCTATTGAGTCAGTGCGCTTGGCGGCGGCTATCTATGTCATCCCTTTCTTGTTGCTGATTTACCCAGCATTGGCAGGGTTTGGATCAGCCTGGGAGGTTGCGTTAGCCAGCTGCCAGGGAGTGGTGTTTGTGGTGGCGTTTGCTTCGCTTATGTCGCGTGTCGTGATGACGGGTAATCGTATGATTGATGTGATAGCGCTAATTGCGGTGATTGGGCTTGCGCTTACACCTGGTTGGCTCTCCACGCTAGCCGCGCTGGGGTTAATCATTGGACTGTTTATTCGCCGTCATACGCTGCTGGATAACGAGCCTGTGACTCTCCCCAGCGACCGCCAACCCCTCCAAACCAAGGAGACACAGCTATGA
- a CDS encoding acyclic terpene utilization AtuA family protein, with amino-acid sequence MSFLLGSGAGFSGDRTDAAVAVVAELIKRQQPSALVFETLGERTLAAAHRAMRDDSERGFEPLLDELLAPVLRDCLDHNIKVLGNFGAANPSGACQVIADLAAQLGRTDIRIAQVHGDDIRQQLHRLDLQRWEAERLDMPGDDALISANVYLGAQALTEALAMQADVVVTGRVADPALFLAPLMHHFDWRWDDWDRLACGMMAGHLAECGAQVSGGYFADPGFKDVPGLATVGYPIIEVEQNGNLIITKPANSGGCVTEQTVKEQLLYEVHDPANYLTPDVTVDLSHAEVRQLSPNRVAVTGIRGKPAPERLKTTVCYEGGWQGEAEISYAGPNALARAQLAAQVLRERLVFRAPTELRTRLDIIGLASVFDSDSGELQRSAATSISGDYRLRLAAEHSERRWVARATQELLALYCAGPAGGGGVRRQFQRRVFTASYLVKRSDIQAYASLFETNLMGVSRSGRYAAS; translated from the coding sequence ATGAGTTTTCTATTAGGTAGCGGAGCAGGCTTTTCCGGTGACCGTACCGATGCCGCCGTCGCGGTGGTCGCTGAATTAATTAAGCGCCAGCAGCCATCTGCATTAGTGTTTGAAACTTTGGGTGAGCGAACGCTGGCAGCAGCCCACCGTGCGATGCGTGACGATTCAGAGCGAGGGTTTGAGCCGCTGCTAGATGAGTTGCTGGCGCCGGTGCTGCGTGACTGTCTGGATCACAATATTAAAGTTTTAGGCAACTTCGGTGCGGCTAATCCAAGTGGTGCGTGTCAGGTGATTGCTGATTTGGCCGCCCAGCTTGGCCGTACTGATATACGTATTGCTCAGGTGCATGGTGACGATATCCGTCAGCAGTTACATCGTCTGGATTTACAGCGTTGGGAGGCCGAGAGGCTCGATATGCCAGGTGATGACGCCCTGATTTCAGCCAATGTCTACCTGGGTGCCCAGGCACTAACCGAGGCGCTGGCTATGCAGGCCGATGTGGTAGTGACAGGGCGTGTTGCTGACCCAGCGCTGTTTTTAGCGCCGTTGATGCACCACTTTGATTGGCGCTGGGACGATTGGGATCGCCTAGCCTGCGGCATGATGGCGGGGCACTTGGCGGAGTGCGGTGCTCAGGTGAGTGGTGGCTATTTTGCTGATCCGGGTTTCAAAGATGTACCAGGACTTGCCACAGTGGGCTATCCGATTATCGAGGTAGAACAGAATGGCAATCTTATTATTACCAAGCCTGCCAATAGCGGAGGCTGCGTCACCGAGCAAACGGTAAAAGAGCAACTGCTCTATGAGGTTCACGACCCAGCTAATTACCTGACCCCAGATGTCACGGTGGATCTTTCTCATGCTGAAGTACGCCAGCTCTCGCCCAACCGCGTAGCGGTAACGGGTATTCGCGGCAAGCCTGCTCCTGAACGGCTAAAAACCACGGTGTGTTACGAGGGGGGCTGGCAGGGCGAGGCGGAAATATCCTATGCAGGGCCTAATGCGTTGGCACGGGCGCAGCTTGCAGCACAGGTGTTGCGTGAACGGCTGGTGTTTCGTGCCCCCACTGAGCTACGCACTCGCTTGGATATTATTGGTCTTGCCAGCGTGTTCGATAGTGACAGCGGTGAGCTGCAGCGCAGCGCAGCGACTTCTATAAGCGGTGATTATCGACTGCGGTTAGCAGCCGAACACAGCGAGCGGCGCTGGGTAGCGCGCGCCACCCAAGAGTTACTAGCGCTTTACTGTGCAGGACCTGCTGGCGGCGGCGGTGTGCGCCGTCAGTTTCAACGGCGGGTTTTTACCGCCTCTTATTTAGTGAAACGTAGCGATATTCAGGCCTATGCCAGCCTGTTTGAAACGAATCTAATGGGCGTTAGTAGGAGTGGCCGCTATGCTGCAAGCTGA
- a CDS encoding AtuA-related protein, translating into MLQAEHNPRTERSHTVVTLHQLAHARAGDKGERLNVALFAYDSGHYATLLEQVTEERVLALFAHRGASRVRRYPLPNLAGMNFVIDDVLQGGVNGALNLDGHGKTLSFLLLSLEVNV; encoded by the coding sequence ATGCTGCAAGCTGAACACAATCCGCGCACCGAACGTTCTCATACCGTAGTGACTCTTCACCAATTAGCTCATGCCCGTGCAGGGGACAAGGGCGAACGCCTTAATGTGGCGCTGTTTGCCTATGATTCTGGTCATTATGCCACCTTGCTGGAACAAGTGACCGAAGAGCGGGTGCTGGCACTGTTTGCCCACCGTGGTGCCAGCCGAGTACGGCGTTACCCCTTGCCCAACTTGGCGGGTATGAACTTTGTGATTGATGACGTGCTGCAGGGCGGTGTTAATGGTGCGCTTAACTTGGATGGGCATGGCAAAACACTGTCGTTTTTGCTATTAAGTCTGGAGGTCAACGTCTAG
- a CDS encoding YbfB/YjiJ family MFS transporter, translating to MTAATLSAQRFKVLLAGVFSQLLCIGVARFAYTPLLPVMQQQTWIGDADGGWLAALNYAGYMLGALLAATVRSIHMKDTLYRICLVLAVFTTAGMALTEHFWLWAGLRFLAGFSSSGAMLLASGLILHWLIQHHQRVELGIHFAGLGLGIVLAAVAVELMLALSMDWQAQWWGFSILAVGLSVPAWRWLPRPLLAQPGARAGSVTNPPTRTFMRWMLAAYFCAGYGYVISATFIVTIVEREPLLAGAGNWTFALVGLAAAPAVMLWDLVARRIGYLGALIVAMGLQVIGIILPAVTTNLAAVLFSAVLYGGTFLGCVSLVLTMAGRLYPASPARLMGKMTLAYGAAQIIAPALTGMLAEATGHYGVGLWLAGGFVALGALLLVWLRRVDQTAQRLDAEAKVAVYAR from the coding sequence ATGACCGCAGCAACACTAAGTGCCCAGCGCTTTAAAGTGCTACTGGCGGGTGTTTTTAGTCAGCTGCTCTGCATTGGGGTGGCGCGCTTTGCCTACACGCCGCTATTGCCGGTGATGCAGCAGCAAACCTGGATAGGCGACGCCGATGGTGGCTGGTTGGCAGCGCTGAACTATGCCGGTTATATGCTGGGTGCCCTGCTGGCGGCCACGGTGCGTAGTATCCATATGAAAGATACGCTGTACCGTATTTGTTTAGTGCTGGCCGTTTTCACCACGGCAGGCATGGCATTGACCGAACATTTTTGGCTCTGGGCGGGGCTGCGTTTCTTAGCGGGGTTTTCGAGCAGCGGGGCGATGCTGTTGGCGTCAGGGCTGATTTTGCATTGGCTGATTCAGCACCACCAGCGGGTTGAACTCGGCATCCATTTTGCCGGCTTGGGCTTGGGTATTGTGCTTGCCGCGGTAGCGGTGGAATTGATGTTGGCACTGTCAATGGACTGGCAGGCCCAGTGGTGGGGGTTCAGCATCCTTGCTGTGGGGTTGTCAGTGCCTGCTTGGCGCTGGCTTCCGCGTCCCTTGCTGGCCCAACCGGGGGCCAGAGCCGGTTCGGTGACGAACCCGCCCACCCGTACCTTTATGCGCTGGATGCTGGCCGCCTATTTCTGTGCCGGTTACGGCTATGTGATCAGTGCCACCTTTATCGTTACCATCGTGGAGCGCGAACCACTGCTGGCAGGTGCGGGCAACTGGACTTTTGCGCTGGTGGGGTTGGCCGCAGCACCGGCAGTCATGCTGTGGGACTTGGTCGCCCGCCGAATCGGTTATCTGGGGGCATTGATTGTGGCCATGGGGCTGCAGGTCATCGGCATTATCCTGCCCGCGGTGACGACTAACCTGGCAGCGGTATTATTCAGCGCGGTGCTGTATGGCGGAACTTTCCTGGGCTGTGTCAGCTTGGTACTGACCATGGCAGGTCGCCTATACCCCGCCAGCCCGGCACGATTAATGGGAAAAATGACGCTGGCCTATGGTGCTGCGCAGATCATCGCCCCGGCGCTTACCGGCATGCTGGCGGAGGCCACCGGCCACTATGGTGTGGGGCTATGGCTAGCGGGCGGTTTTGTCGCTTTAGGCGCGCTGTTGCTCGTCTGGCTACGACGCGTCGATCAAACCGCCCAACGCCTGGATGCCGAGGCCAAAGTCGCTGTTTATGCGCGATAA
- a CDS encoding sodium-dependent transporter: MTSSGQPRTQWLSRWGFMLAATGSAVGLGNIWKFPYITGEYGGGAFVLVYLACILAVGVPVMMTEISFGRRGRGSPIDAIRRVVNESGRSSAWSLIGWMAMLCGFMILSFYVVVAGWSFSYLWKMLTGGLAGSSVDDMAAVFGANNANPFILGGWSTLVTLITMVIVGKGVQEGIEKSVSWMMPGLVLMLALLIVFGVFSGGFGDAVNFLFAFNAGSLSSEGMLAALGHAFFTLSLASGAILTYGSYLPKGASIGRTTVSVAVADTVVALMAGLAIFPVIFANGMDPGEGPGLIFMSLPLAFQAMPLGTLFGILFFLMLSMAALTSSISMVEATVSWLCDNKGMTRKSASWATGIVLWLISTLAMLSFNLGADWTLAGKTFFDWLDYLTSRWMMPLGGLGTVVLAGFVLKSETFRDELGLAPLPYALWLTMVRYVSPLGILVIFADALGLYQVSFAVHWPWLLAILVVMVAVGETLSPRLRQAFKPA, from the coding sequence ATGACCTCTTCAGGGCAACCTCGCACTCAGTGGCTGAGCCGCTGGGGCTTTATGTTGGCAGCCACCGGCTCGGCGGTGGGATTGGGCAATATTTGGAAATTCCCCTACATCACTGGGGAGTATGGCGGCGGCGCCTTCGTACTGGTTTATTTAGCGTGCATTCTGGCCGTGGGCGTACCGGTAATGATGACCGAGATCTCTTTTGGTCGCCGTGGCCGTGGTAGCCCTATCGATGCGATTCGGCGTGTGGTGAATGAGTCGGGCCGATCCTCTGCTTGGTCGCTAATTGGCTGGATGGCCATGCTGTGTGGCTTTATGATCCTGTCGTTTTATGTCGTGGTAGCGGGCTGGTCGTTCTCCTATTTATGGAAGATGCTTACCGGTGGCTTGGCGGGCAGCAGCGTTGATGATATGGCCGCCGTATTTGGCGCTAATAACGCTAACCCATTTATCCTGGGCGGTTGGAGTACCCTGGTCACGCTGATCACTATGGTGATTGTGGGTAAAGGTGTTCAGGAGGGCATTGAGAAAAGCGTCAGCTGGATGATGCCGGGGTTGGTATTAATGCTGGCGCTATTGATTGTTTTCGGCGTGTTTTCCGGTGGGTTTGGTGATGCGGTAAACTTCCTGTTTGCATTCAATGCGGGCAGCCTCTCTAGCGAAGGGATGCTGGCAGCATTGGGGCATGCGTTCTTCACCCTTTCTCTGGCATCTGGCGCTATTCTTACTTACGGCAGTTACTTGCCTAAAGGTGCCTCAATTGGTCGTACCACAGTCAGTGTTGCAGTCGCGGATACGGTGGTTGCGCTGATGGCAGGTCTGGCAATTTTCCCGGTGATTTTTGCCAACGGCATGGACCCCGGTGAAGGCCCTGGCCTTATCTTTATGAGCTTACCATTGGCCTTCCAAGCGATGCCGTTGGGTACGCTGTTTGGCATTCTGTTTTTCTTGATGCTGTCGATGGCCGCGTTGACCTCGTCTATTTCGATGGTTGAGGCCACAGTGTCGTGGTTATGCGACAACAAGGGCATGACCCGCAAGTCAGCATCGTGGGCAACCGGTATCGTGTTGTGGCTGATCAGCACGCTGGCGATGCTGTCGTTTAACCTGGGCGCTGACTGGACCCTGGCGGGCAAAACCTTTTTCGACTGGCTTGATTACCTGACGTCGCGCTGGATGATGCCGCTGGGTGGATTGGGCACAGTCGTGTTAGCAGGCTTTGTGCTGAAAAGTGAAACTTTCCGTGATGAGCTTGGGTTGGCGCCGTTACCTTATGCACTGTGGTTAACCATGGTGCGCTACGTCAGCCCGTTGGGTATCTTGGTTATCTTTGCTGATGCCTTGGGGCTTTACCAAGTTTCGTTCGCGGTGCATTGGCCGTGGCTGCTAGCGATTTTGGTGGTAATGGTAGCGGTGGGGGAGACCTTAAGCCCACGCTTGCGCCAAGCGTTCAAGCCTGCGTAA